The Neomonachus schauinslandi chromosome 4, ASM220157v2, whole genome shotgun sequence genome includes a region encoding these proteins:
- the YTHDF3 gene encoding YTH domain-containing family protein 3 isoform X1: MSATSVDQRPKGQGNKVSVQNGSIHQKDAVNDDDFEPYLSSQTNQSNSYPPMSDPYMPSYYAPSIGFPYSLGEAAWSTAGDQPMPYLTTYGQMSNGEHHYIPDGVFSQPGALGNTPPFLGQHGFNFFPGNADFSTWGTSGSQGQSTQSSAYSSSYGYPPSSLGRAITDGQAGFGNDTLSKVPGISSIEQGMTGLKIGGDLTAAVTKTVGTALSSSGMTSIATNSVPPVSSAAPKPTSWAAIARKPAKPQPKLKPKGNVGIGGSAVPPPPIKHNMNIGTWDEKGSVVKAPPTQPVLPPQTIIQQPQPLIQPPPLVQSQLPQQQPQPPQPQQQQGPQPQAQPHQVQPQQQQLQNRWVAPRNRGAGFNQNNGVGGENFGLGVVPVSASPSSVEVHPVLEKLKAINNYNPKDFDWNLKNGRVFIIKSYSEDDIHRSIKYSIWCSTEHGNKRLDAAYRSLNGKGPLYLLFSVNGSGHFCGVAEMKSVVDYNAYAGVWSQDKWKGKFEVKWIFVKDVPNNQLRHIRLENNDNKPVTNSRDTQEVPLEKAKQVLKIIATFKHTTSIFDDFAHYEKRQEEEEAMRRERNRNKQ, translated from the coding sequence AGTAACAGCTATCCACCAATGTCAGATCCATACATGCCTAGTTACTATGCTCCATCCATTGGATTTCCATATTCTCTTGGGGAAGCAGCATGGTCCACGGCTGGAGACCAACCTATGCCGTATCTGACAACCTATGGACAAATGAGTAATGGAGAACATCATTATATACCAGATGGTGTGTTTAGTCAACCTGGGGCATTAGGAAATACCCCTCCATTTCTTGGTCAACATGGATTTAACTTTTTTCCTGGTAATGCTGATTTCTCTACATGGGGGACAAGTGGATCTCAGGGACAATCAACACAAAGTTCTGCTTATAGTAGCAGTTATGGCTATCCACCTAGTTCTCTTGGGAGAGCTATTACAGACGGACAggctggatttggcaatgatacTTTGAGTAAGGTGCCTGGCATTAGTAGTATTGAGCAAGGCATGACCGGACTGAAAATTGGTGGTGACCTGACAGCTGCAGTGACAAAAACTGTAGGTACAGCCTTGAGCAGCAGTGGTATGACTAGCATTGCAACCAATAGTGTGCCCCCAGTTAGCAGTGCAGCGCCTAAACCAACCTCCTGGGCTGCCATTGCCAGAAAGCCTGCCAAACCTCAACCGAAACTTAAACCCAAGGGCAATGTGGGAATTGGGGGTTCTGCTGTGCCACCACCTCCTATAAAACACAACATGAATATTGGAACTTGGGATGAAAAGGGGTCAGTGGTAAAGGCTCCACCAACCCAACCAGTTCTGCCTCCTCAAACTATAATCCAGCAGCCTCAGCCATTAATTCAACCACCACCATTGGTGCAAAGCCAACTGCCTCAACAGCAGCCTCAGCCACCACAACCACAGCAGCAACAAGGACCTCAGCCACAGGCCCAGCCTCACCAAGTGCAGCCCCAACAGCAGCAGCTGCAGAATCGCTGGGTAGCTCCTCGGAATAGGGGAGCTGGATTCAACCAGAACAATGGAGTGGGCGGTGAAAACTTTGGTTTAGGTGTTGTTCCTGTCAGTGCTTCACCTTCTAGCGTAGAAGTGCATCCAGTGCTGGAAAAGCTAAAGGCCATAAACAATTATAATCCCAAAGACTTTGACTGGAACCTGAAGAATGGACGTGTGTTTATAATTAAAAGCTATTCTGAGGATGACATACACCGTTCAATTAAGTACTCTATCTGGTGTAGTACTGAGCATGGTAATAAGCGTTTGGATGCAGCTTACCGTTCCCTGAATGGGAAAGGCCCACTGTATTTACTCTTCAGTGTGAATGGCAGTGGACATTTTTGTGGAGTGGCTGAAATGAAGTCTGTTGTGGACTATAATGCATATGCTGGTGTCTGGTCTCAGGATAAGTGGAAGGGCAAATTTGAAGTTAAATGGATCTTTGTCAAAGATGTTCCCAATAACCAATTACGGCATATTCGCTtagaaaataatgacaacaaaCCAGTCACCAATTCAAGGGACACTCAAGAGGTACCCCTAGAAAAAGCTAAGCAAGTGCTTAAAATAATTGCTACTTTCAAGCATACCACCTCAATCTTTGATGACTTTGCACATTATGAAAAGCGTCAAGAAGAGGAGGAAGCCATGCGTAGG
- the YTHDF3 gene encoding YTH domain-containing family protein 3 isoform X2, translating to MSDPYMPSYYAPSIGFPYSLGEAAWSTAGDQPMPYLTTYGQMSNGEHHYIPDGVFSQPGALGNTPPFLGQHGFNFFPGNADFSTWGTSGSQGQSTQSSAYSSSYGYPPSSLGRAITDGQAGFGNDTLSKVPGISSIEQGMTGLKIGGDLTAAVTKTVGTALSSSGMTSIATNSVPPVSSAAPKPTSWAAIARKPAKPQPKLKPKGNVGIGGSAVPPPPIKHNMNIGTWDEKGSVVKAPPTQPVLPPQTIIQQPQPLIQPPPLVQSQLPQQQPQPPQPQQQQGPQPQAQPHQVQPQQQQLQNRWVAPRNRGAGFNQNNGVGGENFGLGVVPVSASPSSVEVHPVLEKLKAINNYNPKDFDWNLKNGRVFIIKSYSEDDIHRSIKYSIWCSTEHGNKRLDAAYRSLNGKGPLYLLFSVNGSGHFCGVAEMKSVVDYNAYAGVWSQDKWKGKFEVKWIFVKDVPNNQLRHIRLENNDNKPVTNSRDTQEVPLEKAKQVLKIIATFKHTTSIFDDFAHYEKRQEEEEAMRRERNRNKQ from the coding sequence ATGTCAGATCCATACATGCCTAGTTACTATGCTCCATCCATTGGATTTCCATATTCTCTTGGGGAAGCAGCATGGTCCACGGCTGGAGACCAACCTATGCCGTATCTGACAACCTATGGACAAATGAGTAATGGAGAACATCATTATATACCAGATGGTGTGTTTAGTCAACCTGGGGCATTAGGAAATACCCCTCCATTTCTTGGTCAACATGGATTTAACTTTTTTCCTGGTAATGCTGATTTCTCTACATGGGGGACAAGTGGATCTCAGGGACAATCAACACAAAGTTCTGCTTATAGTAGCAGTTATGGCTATCCACCTAGTTCTCTTGGGAGAGCTATTACAGACGGACAggctggatttggcaatgatacTTTGAGTAAGGTGCCTGGCATTAGTAGTATTGAGCAAGGCATGACCGGACTGAAAATTGGTGGTGACCTGACAGCTGCAGTGACAAAAACTGTAGGTACAGCCTTGAGCAGCAGTGGTATGACTAGCATTGCAACCAATAGTGTGCCCCCAGTTAGCAGTGCAGCGCCTAAACCAACCTCCTGGGCTGCCATTGCCAGAAAGCCTGCCAAACCTCAACCGAAACTTAAACCCAAGGGCAATGTGGGAATTGGGGGTTCTGCTGTGCCACCACCTCCTATAAAACACAACATGAATATTGGAACTTGGGATGAAAAGGGGTCAGTGGTAAAGGCTCCACCAACCCAACCAGTTCTGCCTCCTCAAACTATAATCCAGCAGCCTCAGCCATTAATTCAACCACCACCATTGGTGCAAAGCCAACTGCCTCAACAGCAGCCTCAGCCACCACAACCACAGCAGCAACAAGGACCTCAGCCACAGGCCCAGCCTCACCAAGTGCAGCCCCAACAGCAGCAGCTGCAGAATCGCTGGGTAGCTCCTCGGAATAGGGGAGCTGGATTCAACCAGAACAATGGAGTGGGCGGTGAAAACTTTGGTTTAGGTGTTGTTCCTGTCAGTGCTTCACCTTCTAGCGTAGAAGTGCATCCAGTGCTGGAAAAGCTAAAGGCCATAAACAATTATAATCCCAAAGACTTTGACTGGAACCTGAAGAATGGACGTGTGTTTATAATTAAAAGCTATTCTGAGGATGACATACACCGTTCAATTAAGTACTCTATCTGGTGTAGTACTGAGCATGGTAATAAGCGTTTGGATGCAGCTTACCGTTCCCTGAATGGGAAAGGCCCACTGTATTTACTCTTCAGTGTGAATGGCAGTGGACATTTTTGTGGAGTGGCTGAAATGAAGTCTGTTGTGGACTATAATGCATATGCTGGTGTCTGGTCTCAGGATAAGTGGAAGGGCAAATTTGAAGTTAAATGGATCTTTGTCAAAGATGTTCCCAATAACCAATTACGGCATATTCGCTtagaaaataatgacaacaaaCCAGTCACCAATTCAAGGGACACTCAAGAGGTACCCCTAGAAAAAGCTAAGCAAGTGCTTAAAATAATTGCTACTTTCAAGCATACCACCTCAATCTTTGATGACTTTGCACATTATGAAAAGCGTCAAGAAGAGGAGGAAGCCATGCGTAGG